A window of the Salvelinus alpinus chromosome 3, SLU_Salpinus.1, whole genome shotgun sequence genome harbors these coding sequences:
- the LOC139570300 gene encoding pleckstrin homology domain-containing family M member 1-like isoform X2 — MLATQTPDTGPEAKDVKQWIKEKLAWSLKALQKRYVTTDVVVTSEDGDANLLCCALEAIFIHGIKSKYVRSEAGGRGRKGGSRGPLPQPVFWSLLKTVTHGDVITELEKLSFVGTDTGRCRAWLRLALNHGLMECYLASLFREGSKLQAHYQPSALLLDPEEREVLLSYIQGLASLTFNLSYKSAVLNEWTTTPLALAGLCPAAQAEALDLPFLTNRKESWDTVSQSSGGSDTVEVQRGGPGVLGKGIGGVSGFKTPLNSSNLSLDTTGSSQLSSSLSSDSLLQGHDPKSPDKETWPCDLEISNMEKNGNAKRPLKDVLADFRESAHSSQDSMREDSYVSTPGADHLSENTAFSGSDSETQGHVTHLTGPSNPASLGSDQEEPSTKTHVPSNVYSHIEGPSSDCVESTSTTPHLPVTETPQEKKTEYSVKSASAPSAHMNLHRTTSVLSRTVSTDSVAHSHSWISEDDIYKPHLEELADPDDSLLGSGPACVNGFTSPPPEPETPQSPPSVVHRRQIGLSNPFRGLLKLGHLERRGTVGMWRDYYCELSPFEFRLYQNAEERTCCDNCSLLRCEDARVTSTEGRFDLSFPGKRLLMRAANRDEAEDWVDRIAEAVNKCRPLNLIDDQWEVLQLSDSSVTPDEFPKSSPSSASSVPTSPERGGTVVEQEQQLELDWTRPTDPESDAIKEAVLYFCQDSEARNWTPLVFSLSLETLKGFRMQDGQKVLRFSHPIEGIRDVVPDVSLGGPAFFRVVTARDTLKLRAKSSEEARAWRGLIRGALDSYLESGEDWEPESPGVAPGAGGNIHRLVQHRLKGDGVLLAHLCTVPTEKGLDLQGFKCAGCPKVMGVSRGKARLCEFSGQYYCDACHQGDTIVIPSRMVHNWDLAPREVSRHALKLLAQIEHEPLLNLDLLNSDLWEHAEAMAQAQSLRQRLRLLGDYLLTCRSGACKNIQTRLGPRTYLLESSHLYSVMDLRQIAEGMYVAYLNTLIQFASNHVHHCDLCTQRGFICQICHASDIIFPFQFDTTTRCKECKAVFHATCKAKSPSCPRCLRLQRYLERDLQD, encoded by the exons ATGTTAGCCACACAGACCCCAGATACAGGGCCAGAGGCAAAAGACGTCAAGCAG TGGATTAAGGAGAAGTTGGCGTGGTCACTCAAGGCGTTGCAGAAGCGCTACGTGACAACCGATGTCGTGGTGACCAGCGAGGATGGTGACGCCAACCTGCTGTGCTGCGCACTGGAGGCCATCTTTATCCATGGCATCAAGAGCAAATATGTTCGCTCCGAGGCCGGGGGACGCGGCAGGAAAGGGGGGTCCCGGGGACCCCTCCCCCAACCTGTGTTCTGGAGCCTGCTCAAGACGGTCACTCACGG TGATGTGATCACGGAGCTGGAGAAGCTGAGCTTCGTGGGTACGGACACGGGTCGCTGCCGGGCCTGGCTGCGGCTGGCCCTCAACCACGGCCTGATGGAGTGCTACCTGGCCTCCCTGTTCCGCGAGGGCTCCAAACTGCAGGCCCACTACCAGCCCTCCGCCCTGCTTCTGGACCCTGAGGAGCGTGAGGTGCTGCTCAGTTACATCCAGGGCCTGGCCTCCCTCACCTTCAACCTCTCTTACAAATCGGCCGTGCTCAACGAGTGGACCACCACCCCTCTGGCTCTGGCTGGCCTCTGCCCTGCCGCCCAGGCTGAAGCGCTCGACCTCCCCTTTCTCACCAATCGCAAGGAATCCTGGGATACGGTGTCACAGTCGTCCGGCGGGTCGGATACGGTTGAAGTGCAGCGAGGGGGGCCAGGGGTACTGGGGAAGGGGATTGGGGGGGTCTCAGGGTTTAAGACCCCACTGAATTCATCCAATTTGAGCCTGGACACCACAGGGTCGTCTCAGCTCTCCTCCAGTCTGAGCTCTGACAGTCTGCTTCAAGGTCACGATCCCAAGAGCCCAGACaaggagacctggccatgtgaccTGGAAATCTCCAACATGGAGAAGAATGGCAATGCCAAGAGGCCTCTCAAAGA TGTTCTGGCAGACTTCAGGGAGAGTGCCCATTCCAGTCAGGACTCCATGCGCGAGGATTCGTACGTGTCCACCCCAGGGGCAGACCACCTCTCTGAGAACACTGCCTTCAGTGGCTCCGACAGCGAGACCCAGGGGCATGTCACACATCTCACTGGCCCCTCTAACCCTGCTTCACTGGGGTCAGACCAGGAGGAGCCTTCCACTAAGACCCACGTCCCCTCCAACGTGTACTCGCACATTGAAGGGCCCTCCAGTGACTGTGTAGAGAGCACATCGACAACTCCTCACCTGCCTGTCACTGAGACGCCACAGGAGAAAAAAACAGAATATTCTGTTAAGAGCGCCTCGGCGCCTTCAGCCCACATGAACCTACACCGCACTACCAGCGTGCTCAGTCGGACGGTGTCTACAGACTCAGTCGCA CATTCCCACTCCTGGATCTCTGAGGATGACATCTATAAGCCACACCTTGAGGAACTGGCTGACCCCGATGACTCTTTGCTAGGGTCTGGCCCAGCTTGTGTGAACGGATTTACCTCTCCCCCTCCAGAGCCCGAGACCCCCCAGTCTCCCCCCAGCGTGGTTCACCGCAGGCAGATAG GCCTCTCCAACCCTTTCCGCGGACTGCTGAAGCTGGGCCACCTGGAGCGGCGGGGCACGGTGGGCATGTGGCGCGACTACTACTGCGAGCTCTCGCCCTTCGAATTCCGACTCTACCAGAATGCAGAGGAGCGTACCTGCTGCGACAATTGCTCCCTGCTGCGTTGCGAGGACGCCCGCGTCACCTCGACCGAGGGCCGCTTCGACCTTTCCTTCCCCGGGAAAAGGCTCCTCATGCGGGCGGCCAACCGCGATGAGGCCGAGGACTGGGTGGACCGCATCGCTGAAGCCGTCAACAAGTGCCGCCCGCTTAACCTCATCGATGACCAGTGGGAGGTGCTGCAGCTCTCTGACAGCAGTGTAACCCCGGATGAATTCCCCAAATCTTCCCCTTCATCCGCCTCCTCCGTACCCACCAGTCCCGAGCGAGGGGGGACTGTGGTTGAGCAGGAGCAACagctggagctggactggacgcgtCCCACAGACCCAGAGTCAGACGCCATTAAGGAAGCGGTGCTGTACTTCTGCCAGGACTCCGAGGCACGCAACTGGACTCCTCtcgtcttctccctctccttagAGACTCTCAAGGGCTTCCGGATGCAAGACGGGCAGAAGGTGCTGCGTTTCTCCCACCCAATCGAGGGGATCCGGGACGTGGTCCCAGACGTTTCTCTGGGTGGACCAGCCTTCTTTAGGGTCGTAACGGCCAGGGATACGCTCAAGCTGAGGGCCAAGAGCTCTGAGGAGGCACGTGCCTGGAGGGGCCTCATCAGGGGAGCCCTGGACTCCTACCTGGAGAGTGGAGAAGACTGGGAGCCTGAGAGCCCCGGGGTGGCACCTGGGGCGGGAGGGAACATCCACAGACTGGTGCAGCATAGACTGAAGGGGGACGGGGTGCTGCTGGCCCATCTATGCACAGTGCCCACAGAGAAGGGGCTGGACCTTCAGGGCTTCAAGTGTGCAG GTTGTCCAAAGGTGATGGGCGTCTCCCGAGGGAAAGCCAGACTGTGTGAGTTCTCAGGGCAGTACTACTGCGACGCTTGTCACCAGGGCGACACCATCGTCATACCCTCCCGCATGGTGCACAACTGGGACCTCGCACCTCGGGAG GTCTCCAGGCATGCCCTTAAGCTGCTGGCTCAGATTGAACATGAGCCCCTGCTGAACCTTGACCTTTTGAACTCTGACCTGTGGGAGCATGCCGAGGCCATGGCCCAGGCACAGAGCCTCAGACAGAGGCTGCGTCTCCTAGGAGACTACCTGCTCACCTGCCGCAGCGGAGCATGCAAGAACATCCAGACCAG ACTGGGTCCAAGGACATACTTATTAGAATCAAGCCATCTCTACAGTGTCATGGACTTACGACAG ataGCGGAGGGAATGTATGTGGCCTACCTGAACACTTTGATCCAGTTTGCCTCCAACCACGTCCACCACTGTGACCTTTGTACCCAGAGGGGCTTCATCTGCCAGATCTGTCACGCCAGTGACATCATCTTCCCCTTCCAGTTCGACACTACCACCAG GTGTAAAGAGTGTAAGGCCGTGTTTCACGCAACCTGCAAGGCCAAGTCGCCTTCCTGTCCACGATGCCTGCGTCTTCAGAGGTACCTCGAGAGAGATCTGCAGGACTAA
- the LOC139570300 gene encoding pleckstrin homology domain-containing family M member 1-like isoform X1 — MLATQTPDTGPEAKDVKQWIKEKLAWSLKALQKRYVTTDVVVTSEDGDANLLCCALEAIFIHGIKSKYVRSEAGGRGRKGGSRGPLPQPVFWSLLKTVTHGDVITELEKLSFVGTDTGRCRAWLRLALNHGLMECYLASLFREGSKLQAHYQPSALLLDPEEREVLLSYIQGLASLTFNLSYKSAVLNEWTTTPLALAGLCPAAQAEALDLPFLTNRKESWDTVSQSSGGSDTVEVQRGGPGVLGKGIGGVSGFKTPLNSSNLSLDTTGSSQLSSSLSSDSLLQGHDPKSPDKETWPCDLEISNMEKNGNAKRPLKDVLADFRESAHSSQDSMREDSYVSTPGADHLSENTAFSGSDSETQGHVTHLTGPSNPASLGSDQEEPSTKTHVPSNVYSHIEGPSSDCVESTSTTPHLPVTETPQEKKTEYSVKSASAPSAHMNLHRTTSVLSRTVSTDSVAHSHSWISEDDIYKPHLEELADPDDSLLGSGPACVNGFTSPPPEPETPQSPPSVVHRRQIGLSNPFRGLLKLGHLERRGTVGMWRDYYCELSPFEFRLYQNAEERTCCDNCSLLRCEDARVTSTEGRFDLSFPGKRLLMRAANRDEAEDWVDRIAEAVNKCRPLNLIDDQWEVLQLSDSSVTPDEFPKSSPSSASSVPTSPERGGTVVEQEQQLELDWTRPTDPESDAIKEAVLYFCQDSEARNWTPLVFSLSLETLKGFRMQDGQKVLRFSHPIEGIRDVVPDVSLGGPAFFRVVTARDTLKLRAKSSEEARAWRGLIRGALDSYLESGEDWEPESPGVAPGAGGNIHRLVQHRLKGDGVLLAHLCTVPTEKGLDLQGFKCAGCPKVMGVSRGKARLCEFSGQYYCDACHQGDTIVIPSRMVHNWDLAPREVSRHALKLLAQIEHEPLLNLDLLNSDLWEHAEAMAQAQSLRQRLRLLGDYLLTCRSGACKNIQTRCDPLLLGPRTYLLESSHLYSVMDLRQIAEGMYVAYLNTLIQFASNHVHHCDLCTQRGFICQICHASDIIFPFQFDTTTRCKECKAVFHATCKAKSPSCPRCLRLQRYLERDLQD; from the exons ATGTTAGCCACACAGACCCCAGATACAGGGCCAGAGGCAAAAGACGTCAAGCAG TGGATTAAGGAGAAGTTGGCGTGGTCACTCAAGGCGTTGCAGAAGCGCTACGTGACAACCGATGTCGTGGTGACCAGCGAGGATGGTGACGCCAACCTGCTGTGCTGCGCACTGGAGGCCATCTTTATCCATGGCATCAAGAGCAAATATGTTCGCTCCGAGGCCGGGGGACGCGGCAGGAAAGGGGGGTCCCGGGGACCCCTCCCCCAACCTGTGTTCTGGAGCCTGCTCAAGACGGTCACTCACGG TGATGTGATCACGGAGCTGGAGAAGCTGAGCTTCGTGGGTACGGACACGGGTCGCTGCCGGGCCTGGCTGCGGCTGGCCCTCAACCACGGCCTGATGGAGTGCTACCTGGCCTCCCTGTTCCGCGAGGGCTCCAAACTGCAGGCCCACTACCAGCCCTCCGCCCTGCTTCTGGACCCTGAGGAGCGTGAGGTGCTGCTCAGTTACATCCAGGGCCTGGCCTCCCTCACCTTCAACCTCTCTTACAAATCGGCCGTGCTCAACGAGTGGACCACCACCCCTCTGGCTCTGGCTGGCCTCTGCCCTGCCGCCCAGGCTGAAGCGCTCGACCTCCCCTTTCTCACCAATCGCAAGGAATCCTGGGATACGGTGTCACAGTCGTCCGGCGGGTCGGATACGGTTGAAGTGCAGCGAGGGGGGCCAGGGGTACTGGGGAAGGGGATTGGGGGGGTCTCAGGGTTTAAGACCCCACTGAATTCATCCAATTTGAGCCTGGACACCACAGGGTCGTCTCAGCTCTCCTCCAGTCTGAGCTCTGACAGTCTGCTTCAAGGTCACGATCCCAAGAGCCCAGACaaggagacctggccatgtgaccTGGAAATCTCCAACATGGAGAAGAATGGCAATGCCAAGAGGCCTCTCAAAGA TGTTCTGGCAGACTTCAGGGAGAGTGCCCATTCCAGTCAGGACTCCATGCGCGAGGATTCGTACGTGTCCACCCCAGGGGCAGACCACCTCTCTGAGAACACTGCCTTCAGTGGCTCCGACAGCGAGACCCAGGGGCATGTCACACATCTCACTGGCCCCTCTAACCCTGCTTCACTGGGGTCAGACCAGGAGGAGCCTTCCACTAAGACCCACGTCCCCTCCAACGTGTACTCGCACATTGAAGGGCCCTCCAGTGACTGTGTAGAGAGCACATCGACAACTCCTCACCTGCCTGTCACTGAGACGCCACAGGAGAAAAAAACAGAATATTCTGTTAAGAGCGCCTCGGCGCCTTCAGCCCACATGAACCTACACCGCACTACCAGCGTGCTCAGTCGGACGGTGTCTACAGACTCAGTCGCA CATTCCCACTCCTGGATCTCTGAGGATGACATCTATAAGCCACACCTTGAGGAACTGGCTGACCCCGATGACTCTTTGCTAGGGTCTGGCCCAGCTTGTGTGAACGGATTTACCTCTCCCCCTCCAGAGCCCGAGACCCCCCAGTCTCCCCCCAGCGTGGTTCACCGCAGGCAGATAG GCCTCTCCAACCCTTTCCGCGGACTGCTGAAGCTGGGCCACCTGGAGCGGCGGGGCACGGTGGGCATGTGGCGCGACTACTACTGCGAGCTCTCGCCCTTCGAATTCCGACTCTACCAGAATGCAGAGGAGCGTACCTGCTGCGACAATTGCTCCCTGCTGCGTTGCGAGGACGCCCGCGTCACCTCGACCGAGGGCCGCTTCGACCTTTCCTTCCCCGGGAAAAGGCTCCTCATGCGGGCGGCCAACCGCGATGAGGCCGAGGACTGGGTGGACCGCATCGCTGAAGCCGTCAACAAGTGCCGCCCGCTTAACCTCATCGATGACCAGTGGGAGGTGCTGCAGCTCTCTGACAGCAGTGTAACCCCGGATGAATTCCCCAAATCTTCCCCTTCATCCGCCTCCTCCGTACCCACCAGTCCCGAGCGAGGGGGGACTGTGGTTGAGCAGGAGCAACagctggagctggactggacgcgtCCCACAGACCCAGAGTCAGACGCCATTAAGGAAGCGGTGCTGTACTTCTGCCAGGACTCCGAGGCACGCAACTGGACTCCTCtcgtcttctccctctccttagAGACTCTCAAGGGCTTCCGGATGCAAGACGGGCAGAAGGTGCTGCGTTTCTCCCACCCAATCGAGGGGATCCGGGACGTGGTCCCAGACGTTTCTCTGGGTGGACCAGCCTTCTTTAGGGTCGTAACGGCCAGGGATACGCTCAAGCTGAGGGCCAAGAGCTCTGAGGAGGCACGTGCCTGGAGGGGCCTCATCAGGGGAGCCCTGGACTCCTACCTGGAGAGTGGAGAAGACTGGGAGCCTGAGAGCCCCGGGGTGGCACCTGGGGCGGGAGGGAACATCCACAGACTGGTGCAGCATAGACTGAAGGGGGACGGGGTGCTGCTGGCCCATCTATGCACAGTGCCCACAGAGAAGGGGCTGGACCTTCAGGGCTTCAAGTGTGCAG GTTGTCCAAAGGTGATGGGCGTCTCCCGAGGGAAAGCCAGACTGTGTGAGTTCTCAGGGCAGTACTACTGCGACGCTTGTCACCAGGGCGACACCATCGTCATACCCTCCCGCATGGTGCACAACTGGGACCTCGCACCTCGGGAG GTCTCCAGGCATGCCCTTAAGCTGCTGGCTCAGATTGAACATGAGCCCCTGCTGAACCTTGACCTTTTGAACTCTGACCTGTGGGAGCATGCCGAGGCCATGGCCCAGGCACAGAGCCTCAGACAGAGGCTGCGTCTCCTAGGAGACTACCTGCTCACCTGCCGCAGCGGAGCATGCAAGAACATCCAGACCAGGTGTGATCCACTTTT ACTGGGTCCAAGGACATACTTATTAGAATCAAGCCATCTCTACAGTGTCATGGACTTACGACAG ataGCGGAGGGAATGTATGTGGCCTACCTGAACACTTTGATCCAGTTTGCCTCCAACCACGTCCACCACTGTGACCTTTGTACCCAGAGGGGCTTCATCTGCCAGATCTGTCACGCCAGTGACATCATCTTCCCCTTCCAGTTCGACACTACCACCAG GTGTAAAGAGTGTAAGGCCGTGTTTCACGCAACCTGCAAGGCCAAGTCGCCTTCCTGTCCACGATGCCTGCGTCTTCAGAGGTACCTCGAGAGAGATCTGCAGGACTAA